A genome region from Musa acuminata AAA Group cultivar baxijiao chromosome BXJ3-5, Cavendish_Baxijiao_AAA, whole genome shotgun sequence includes the following:
- the LOC135638616 gene encoding uncharacterized protein At5g39865-like has protein sequence MWPPWVKTARSSAAAGAVCRSPTFSSPTLRDLQAILRDDHDAAHSSSPTLRRILHRARLASSALRALRSAVSDPYRHPRRGGVVLYFTSLRVVRRTFEDCRAIRSILRGLRVAVDERDLSMDSRFLAELQAALGVQRPTLPQVFLAGRCLGGADEIRRLHESGELKALIEGAAAPTVASACEGCGGVRFVLCAACSGSHKRYSDKGGGFRTCTECNENGLVRCPDCCAVAL, from the coding sequence ATGTGGCCGCCGTGGGTAAAGACCGCTCGATCCTCCGCTGCCGCCGGCGCCGTCTGCCGCTCCCcaaccttctcctccccgactctCAGGGACCTCCAGGCCATCCTCCGCGACGACCACGACGCGGCCCATTCCTCATCTCCCACCCTCCGCCGCATCCTCCACCGTGCCCGCCTTGCCTCCTCCGCCCTCCGCGCCCTCCGCTCTGCCGTCTCCGATCCATACCGCCACCCCCGCCGCGGCGGCGTCGTCCTCTACTTCACCTCCCTCCGCGTCGTCCGCCGCACCTTCGAGGACTGCCGCGCCATCCGCTCCATCCTCCGCGGCCTCCGCGTCGCCGTCGACGAGCGCGACCTCTCCATGGACTCCCGCTTCCTCGCCGAGCTCCAGGCCGCCCTGGGCGTCCAGCGGCCCACCCTCCCCCAGGTCTTCCTCGCCGGCCGCTGCCTCGGCGGCGCCGACGAGATCCGCCGCCTTCACGAGTCCGGCGAGCTCAAGGCCCTCATCGAGGGGGCCGCTGCCCCCACCGTGGCATCCGCCTGCGAGGGCTGCGGCGGCGTGCGCTTCGTCCTCTGCGCCGCGTGCAGCGGCAGCCATAAGCGATACAGCGACAAGGGCGGGGGCTTCCGGACCTGCACCGAGTGCAACGAGAACGGGCTCGTCCGATGCCCCGACTGCTGCGCCGTGGCCCTCTGA